A window of Rufibacter sp. LB8 contains these coding sequences:
- the rpsL gene encoding 30S ribosomal protein S12, with amino-acid sequence MPTIQQLVRKGREALTSKSKSPALDSCPQRRGVCTRVYTTTPKKPNSAMRKVARVRLTNGKEVNAYIPGEGHNLQEHSIVLIRGGRVKDLPGVRYHIIRGALDTAGVSGRLQSRSKYGAKRPKPGQPAAAAGKGGKKK; translated from the coding sequence ATGCCTACTATACAACAATTAGTAAGAAAGGGAAGAGAAGCGCTAACATCAAAGTCAAAGTCTCCAGCTCTTGATTCATGCCCACAAAGACGTGGCGTGTGCACACGCGTTTACACAACCACACCTAAGAAGCCAAACTCTGCTATGCGGAAAGTGGCGCGTGTGCGTTTGACAAACGGCAAAGAAGTCAATGCCTACATTCCAGGTGAAGGCCACAACCTCCAGGAACACTCTATTGTGTTGATCAGAGGTGGTCGTGTGAAAGACTTACCAGGTGTAAGATATCACATCATCCGTGGTGCTTTGGATACAGCCGGCGTAAGTGGTCGTCTTCAGTCACGTTCTAAATACGGTGCTAAGCGTCCTAAGCCAGGTCAACCAGCAGCTGCTGCAGGTAAAGGCGGTAAGAAAAAATAA
- a CDS encoding DUF3467 domain-containing protein, with product MAAAEQPGQINIELTEEIAEGEYANLAMIAHSHSEFVIDFIRLMPGIPKAKVKSRVVITPEHAKRFLVALEENILKYEQSFGAIKQTPEAPSFPLNFGGTMGEA from the coding sequence ATGGCAGCAGCAGAACAACCAGGACAAATCAACATTGAGTTGACCGAGGAGATTGCCGAGGGCGAGTATGCAAACTTGGCCATGATTGCGCACTCCCACAGTGAATTCGTGATTGACTTTATCCGGCTGATGCCTGGTATTCCCAAAGCCAAAGTAAAATCAAGAGTAGTTATTACTCCAGAGCACGCCAAGAGATTCTTGGTGGCTCTGGAGGAAAACATCTTAAAATATGAGCAGAGTTTTGGAGCCATCAAGCAGACGCCTGAGGCTCCAAGCTTTCCGCTCAATTTTGGCGGTACCATGGGCGAAGCCTAA
- the fusA gene encoding elongation factor G gives MARDLKYTRNIGIAAHIDAGKTTTTERILYYTGKSHKLGEVHDGAATTDWMEQEQERGITITSAAVTVDWKYRDQDYHINIIDTPGHVDFTVEVNRSLRVLDGLVFLFSAVDGVEPQSETNWRLADNYKVARIGFVNKMDRSGADFLGVCKQVREMLGSNAVALQLPIGAEDNFEGVVDLVNFRGIKWNEHDKGMTFTEVPIPDDMLEEATEYREKLLEAVADYDESLMEKYFDDPETITEEEIMTALRKATIDLAIVPMLCGSSFKNKGVQTMLDYVMALCPSPMDKDNITGTNPDTGEEISRKPSESEPFAGLAFKIATDPYVGRLCFVRAYSGVLESGSYVYNTRSNNKERISRIFQMHANKQNQIERLSAGDIGAVVGFKDIKTGDTLCDQNAKIVLESMDFPEPVIGYAIEPKTQADSDKMGMAIAKLIEEDPTLQVNTDEETGQTILRGMGELHLEIIIDRMKREFKVELNQGAPQVAYKETITKSFEHREVYKKQSGGRGKFADIVFTMGPREDGKQGLEFENGIVGGVIPREFIPPVQKGFEEAMKNGILAGFPVDSMKVRLFHGSFHDVDSDALSFELAARAGFKEAGKQCGPKLLEPIMAVDVVTPDEYTGPVTGDLNRRRGIMKGMDTKGTSTVVKADVPLSELFGYVTDLRTITSGRATASLTFSHYEQVPQNMADGIIAKIKGTSK, from the coding sequence ATGGCAAGAGACTTAAAATATACCAGAAACATAGGTATTGCCGCGCACATTGATGCCGGTAAGACTACTACTACTGAACGGATTCTCTATTATACCGGAAAGTCTCACAAACTGGGAGAGGTGCATGATGGCGCCGCAACCACTGACTGGATGGAGCAGGAGCAGGAAAGAGGTATTACTATTACCTCTGCCGCTGTAACTGTAGATTGGAAGTACAGAGACCAAGATTACCACATCAACATCATTGATACCCCAGGTCACGTGGATTTCACCGTTGAGGTGAACCGTTCCCTGCGCGTATTAGATGGTTTGGTATTCCTTTTTAGTGCAGTTGATGGCGTAGAGCCGCAGTCTGAAACTAACTGGAGATTGGCAGATAATTACAAAGTAGCCCGTATTGGTTTCGTTAATAAAATGGACCGTTCTGGCGCTGACTTCTTAGGCGTTTGTAAGCAGGTAAGAGAAATGCTGGGCAGTAATGCCGTAGCGCTTCAATTACCAATTGGTGCTGAGGACAACTTTGAAGGTGTAGTTGACTTGGTAAACTTTAGAGGTATCAAATGGAATGAGCACGATAAAGGCATGACCTTTACCGAAGTTCCAATTCCAGATGATATGTTGGAGGAAGCCACAGAATACAGAGAGAAATTGCTGGAAGCTGTTGCTGACTATGACGAGTCTCTAATGGAGAAATACTTCGATGATCCGGAAACGATCACCGAAGAAGAAATCATGACTGCTTTACGCAAGGCAACCATTGATTTGGCTATCGTTCCTATGCTGTGCGGTTCTTCCTTCAAAAACAAGGGAGTACAGACTATGTTGGATTACGTGATGGCCCTTTGCCCATCTCCTATGGACAAAGACAACATTACAGGAACAAACCCAGACACTGGCGAGGAGATTTCCCGTAAGCCAAGTGAGTCTGAGCCGTTCGCTGGTTTGGCTTTCAAAATTGCCACTGACCCTTATGTAGGTCGTCTGTGCTTTGTGCGCGCTTATTCTGGCGTGTTGGAGTCTGGCTCTTATGTATACAATACCCGTTCCAACAACAAGGAGCGTATCTCCCGCATTTTCCAGATGCACGCCAACAAGCAGAACCAAATTGAAAGATTATCTGCGGGTGACATTGGAGCGGTAGTTGGTTTCAAAGACATTAAAACAGGAGATACCCTGTGTGACCAAAACGCGAAAATCGTTCTGGAATCTATGGATTTCCCTGAGCCAGTAATTGGTTATGCCATTGAGCCCAAAACACAAGCGGACTCTGATAAAATGGGTATGGCCATCGCCAAACTTATTGAAGAGGATCCAACCTTGCAGGTGAACACAGATGAAGAAACCGGACAAACCATCTTAAGAGGTATGGGCGAGCTTCACCTGGAGATCATCATTGACCGCATGAAACGCGAGTTCAAGGTGGAACTGAACCAAGGTGCACCACAGGTAGCGTACAAAGAAACCATCACCAAGTCTTTCGAGCACCGCGAGGTGTACAAAAAGCAGTCTGGTGGTCGTGGTAAGTTCGCAGACATTGTGTTCACCATGGGCCCACGTGAAGACGGCAAACAAGGCCTTGAGTTCGAGAACGGCATTGTAGGTGGTGTGATCCCAAGAGAATTCATTCCGCCGGTGCAGAAAGGATTTGAGGAAGCCATGAAAAATGGAATTCTGGCTGGTTTCCCGGTAGACTCCATGAAAGTGCGCTTGTTCCACGGTTCTTTCCACGACGTTGACTCTGATGCCTTGTCTTTTGAATTAGCTGCCCGTGCAGGTTTCAAAGAAGCTGGCAAGCAGTGTGGTCCTAAACTTCTAGAGCCTATCATGGCAGTAGACGTGGTAACGCCAGACGAGTACACTGGTCCAGTAACCGGTGACTTGAACAGAAGAAGAGGTATCATGAAAGGTATGGATACCAAAGGAACCTCTACTGTAGTGAAAGCAGATGTGCCTTTGTCAGAGTTGTTTGGTTACGTGACAGACTTGCGTACCATTACTTCTGGTAGAGCAACCGCTTCGCTCACTTTCTCTCATTATGAGCAAGTGCCGCAGAACATGGCAGATGGAATTATCGCAAAAATTAAAGGGACTTCGAAATAG
- the rpoC gene encoding DNA-directed RNA polymerase subunit beta': MALARNKKLVQDFSKVTISLASPESILERSNGEVTKPETINYRTYKPEMGGLFCERIFGPVKDWECHCGKYKRIRYKGIICDRCGVEVTEKKVRRERMGHIELVVPVAHIWYFKSLPNKIGYLLGLPTKKLDQIIYYERYVVIQPGVLGEDGVNTLDFLTEDEYLDMIDKLPRENQMLDNHDPNKFLARMGAEALQMLLERINLDDLSYDLRYSAAHETSQQRKAEALKRLRVVEAFRDAATRIENKPEWMIIRMVPVIPPELRPLVPLDGGRFATSDLNDLYRRVIIRNNRLKRLIEIKAPEVILRNEKRMLQEAVDSLFDNSRKVNAVRAEGNRALKSLSDMLKGKQGRFRQNLLGKRVDYSGRSVIVVGPELKLHECGLPKNMAAELFKPFIIRKLIERGIVKTVKSAKKIVDRKDPVVWDILENVLKGHPVLLNRAPTLHRLGIQAFQPKLIEGKAIQLHPLVTTAFNADFDGDQMAVHVPLGPAAILEASMLMLASHNILNPANGAPIAVPSQDMVLGLYYVTKGKRSTENEKIQGEDMSFYSAEEVIIAINEGKLSKHAFIKVRVKVQDESGQLVTKLLETVAGRVLFNQFVPEEVGYVDELLSKKKLQQIISRVFKVTGMARTAQFLDDIKTLGFQSAYKGGLSMGLGDIVIPKEKDILVAEAKKDVDAVWANYSMGLITDNERYNQVIDIWTRINNQITETLMSRLEKDDQGFNSIFMMMHSGARGSREQIRQLGGMRGLMAKPQKSLQGSVGEIIENPILSNFKEGLDVIEYFISTHGARKGLADTALKTADAGYLTRRLVDVSQDVIVNEEDCGTLRGLEVSALKDNEDIVESLSERILGRVNVHDILDPHNGDLILESGKEITEEVARVIENTAIESVEIRSVLTCETKRGICAKCYGRNLSSGRMVQKGEAVGVIAAQSIGEPGTQLTLRTFHVGGTASNIAVDAAIRAKFNGVVEFEDVRTIDTLNAEGETVKVVMGRSGEVKIMEPTTGKLLISNHVPYGSFLVVNEGQTVGKGDELCNWDPYNAVILSEFDGSIAYEAIIEGITFREESDEQTGHREKVIIETKDKTKNPSILVNASNGEPKSYNIPVGAHLTVEDNQKISAGQIIAKIPRAIGKTRDITGGLPRVTELFEARNPSNPAVVSEIDGVVTYGGIKRGNREIYIESKDGVKKKYMVPLSKHILVQDNDFVRAGVPLSDGAITPNDILNIQGPGAVQEYLVNEIQEVYRLQGVKINDKHIEVVVRQMMQKVMVIDPGDTSFLENQTVDKVTFMEENDMIIDMKVVEDAGDSSAMKPGMIVTARKLRDENSSLKRRDLKTVSVRDAQPAVSRQTLQGITQASLGTQSFISAASFQETTKVLSEAAIKGKADELLGLKENVIVGHLIPAGTGLREYTKIIVGSKDEYEALTASKQSGVKASKQGELQEK; this comes from the coding sequence ATGGCGTTAGCAAGAAATAAAAAATTAGTCCAGGACTTCTCTAAAGTGACCATCAGCTTGGCTTCCCCAGAATCAATTCTGGAGCGGTCAAACGGAGAGGTGACGAAGCCCGAAACCATCAACTACAGAACCTATAAGCCCGAGATGGGCGGTTTGTTCTGCGAGCGGATTTTCGGGCCGGTGAAGGACTGGGAGTGCCATTGCGGTAAATACAAGAGAATCCGTTACAAAGGGATTATATGTGACCGTTGCGGTGTAGAGGTAACTGAGAAAAAAGTGCGTCGTGAGCGCATGGGCCATATTGAGTTGGTAGTACCAGTAGCGCATATCTGGTACTTCAAATCATTGCCAAACAAAATTGGATATCTGTTAGGCTTGCCTACTAAGAAGCTTGATCAGATTATCTATTACGAGCGCTATGTAGTGATTCAACCAGGTGTCTTGGGCGAAGACGGCGTGAATACGCTTGACTTCCTGACCGAAGACGAGTACCTGGACATGATTGACAAGTTGCCACGTGAGAACCAAATGTTGGACAACCATGATCCAAACAAGTTCTTGGCAAGAATGGGTGCTGAAGCATTGCAGATGTTGTTGGAGCGCATCAATTTGGATGACCTTTCTTATGACCTGCGTTACTCTGCTGCCCATGAGACTTCTCAGCAGCGGAAAGCTGAAGCGTTGAAGCGTCTGCGCGTAGTAGAAGCGTTCCGTGATGCCGCTACTAGAATTGAGAACAAGCCAGAGTGGATGATCATCCGGATGGTGCCTGTGATTCCACCGGAATTGCGCCCATTGGTTCCGTTGGATGGTGGTCGTTTCGCAACCTCAGATTTGAACGACTTATACCGTCGTGTCATCATCCGTAACAACCGTTTGAAGCGTCTGATTGAGATCAAAGCACCAGAGGTAATTCTCCGGAATGAGAAGCGTATGTTGCAGGAGGCAGTTGACTCCCTATTTGACAACTCACGTAAAGTGAACGCTGTTAGAGCAGAAGGTAACCGTGCCTTGAAATCGCTTTCTGATATGTTGAAAGGTAAGCAAGGACGGTTCCGTCAGAACTTACTTGGTAAGCGTGTGGATTATTCTGGTCGTTCCGTAATTGTGGTAGGTCCAGAATTGAAGCTACACGAGTGCGGTCTGCCTAAGAACATGGCGGCTGAGCTTTTCAAACCGTTCATTATCCGGAAGCTAATTGAGCGCGGTATTGTGAAAACGGTAAAATCTGCGAAGAAAATTGTAGACAGAAAAGACCCGGTTGTTTGGGATATCCTGGAGAATGTGTTGAAAGGCCATCCAGTTCTGTTGAACCGTGCTCCTACGCTCCACAGATTAGGTATTCAGGCCTTCCAACCAAAACTGATTGAAGGAAAAGCAATCCAATTGCACCCATTGGTAACAACAGCCTTCAACGCTGACTTTGACGGTGACCAGATGGCCGTGCACGTTCCCCTGGGACCAGCAGCCATCCTGGAAGCGTCTATGTTGATGTTGGCTTCGCATAACATCCTGAACCCTGCCAACGGTGCTCCAATTGCGGTGCCTTCTCAGGACATGGTGTTGGGCTTGTACTATGTAACTAAAGGCAAACGCTCTACTGAAAATGAAAAGATTCAGGGAGAAGACATGTCTTTCTACTCTGCTGAAGAAGTCATCATTGCCATCAATGAAGGCAAGCTTTCTAAGCACGCTTTCATTAAAGTGCGCGTGAAAGTACAAGATGAAAGCGGTCAACTGGTGACTAAATTGCTTGAAACAGTAGCTGGTAGAGTTTTATTCAACCAGTTCGTTCCTGAGGAAGTTGGGTACGTAGATGAGCTTCTTTCTAAAAAGAAACTGCAGCAGATTATCTCCCGCGTGTTTAAAGTAACAGGCATGGCGAGAACAGCACAGTTCCTGGATGATATCAAAACCCTAGGTTTCCAGTCAGCCTACAAAGGTGGTCTGTCCATGGGCTTGGGTGATATCGTTATCCCTAAAGAGAAAGATATACTGGTAGCTGAGGCCAAAAAAGATGTAGATGCTGTTTGGGCAAACTACTCTATGGGTCTTATCACTGATAATGAGCGTTACAACCAGGTAATTGATATCTGGACGCGTATCAACAACCAAATCACGGAGACCTTGATGAGCCGTCTTGAGAAAGATGACCAAGGTTTCAACTCCATCTTCATGATGATGCACTCCGGCGCCCGTGGTTCCAGAGAGCAGATTCGTCAGTTGGGTGGTATGAGAGGTTTGATGGCCAAGCCACAGAAGTCGTTACAAGGCTCCGTAGGAGAGATTATTGAAAACCCAATTCTATCTAACTTTAAAGAAGGTCTGGATGTAATTGAGTACTTTATCTCTACCCACGGTGCTCGTAAAGGTCTGGCAGATACCGCTCTTAAAACGGCAGATGCGGGTTATCTGACTCGTCGTTTAGTAGACGTGTCACAAGATGTGATTGTGAATGAAGAGGATTGCGGTACGCTGCGCGGTCTGGAGGTAAGTGCCTTGAAAGACAATGAAGATATTGTGGAGTCTCTGTCTGAGCGTATCCTGGGTCGTGTGAACGTACATGACATCCTGGATCCGCACAACGGTGACTTGATCCTTGAGTCTGGTAAAGAGATTACAGAAGAAGTGGCCCGTGTAATTGAGAACACAGCCATTGAAAGCGTAGAGATACGTTCTGTATTGACCTGTGAGACTAAACGCGGTATCTGTGCTAAGTGCTACGGCCGTAACCTATCTTCTGGCCGCATGGTACAGAAAGGCGAGGCAGTCGGTGTAATTGCAGCCCAGTCTATTGGTGAGCCAGGTACACAGTTAACGCTTCGTACGTTCCACGTGGGTGGTACTGCTTCTAACATTGCCGTTGATGCAGCCATCAGAGCCAAATTCAATGGCGTGGTGGAGTTTGAAGACGTGCGTACCATTGACACCCTCAACGCGGAAGGCGAGACCGTGAAAGTGGTTATGGGTCGTTCTGGCGAGGTGAAGATTATGGAGCCTACTACTGGTAAACTGTTAATTAGTAACCACGTGCCTTACGGATCATTCTTGGTTGTGAATGAAGGCCAGACGGTAGGCAAAGGTGACGAGTTGTGTAACTGGGATCCTTACAACGCGGTTATCTTGTCTGAGTTTGATGGTAGCATTGCGTATGAAGCCATCATTGAAGGAATCACCTTCCGTGAGGAATCTGATGAGCAGACAGGTCACCGTGAAAAAGTGATTATTGAAACCAAAGACAAGACAAAGAACCCGTCTATCTTGGTGAACGCGTCAAATGGTGAGCCTAAGAGCTACAACATTCCGGTAGGTGCTCACTTAACAGTGGAAGACAACCAGAAAATCTCTGCTGGCCAGATCATTGCCAAGATTCCTCGTGCCATTGGTAAAACCCGTGATATCACCGGTGGTCTGCCACGTGTTACAGAGCTCTTTGAAGCCCGTAACCCGTCTAACCCGGCGGTAGTGAGTGAGATTGACGGTGTAGTGACTTATGGTGGCATCAAGCGCGGTAACCGTGAGATTTACATTGAGTCAAAAGATGGCGTGAAGAAGAAGTACATGGTACCTCTTTCCAAGCACATCCTAGTGCAGGACAATGACTTCGTGCGCGCTGGTGTTCCTTTGTCAGATGGTGCTATCACGCCTAATGATATCTTGAATATTCAGGGTCCAGGTGCCGTGCAGGAATACTTAGTGAACGAGATTCAGGAAGTATACCGCTTGCAGGGTGTGAAGATCAATGATAAGCACATTGAGGTGGTTGTTCGCCAGATGATGCAGAAAGTCATGGTGATTGACCCAGGTGACACCAGCTTCCTGGAAAACCAGACGGTTGACAAAGTGACGTTCATGGAAGAGAATGACATGATCATTGACATGAAAGTAGTGGAAGATGCAGGTGACTCTTCGGCCATGAAACCAGGTATGATTGTAACAGCTCGTAAATTGCGTGATGAAAACTCCAGCTTGAAACGTCGTGACTTGAAGACAGTGTCAGTGCGTGATGCACAACCAGCCGTGTCAAGACAAACCTTGCAAGGTATCACCCAGGCGTCTTTGGGTACGCAAAGCTTTATCTCGGCAGCTTCTTTCCAGGAGACTACCAAGGTATTGAGCGAGGCAGCCATCAAAGGGAAAGCAGACGAATTACTGGGCTTGAAAGAGAACGTAATTGTTGGTCACTTGATCCCGGCGGGTACTGGTTTGCGCGAGTACACCAAGATTATTGTTGGGTCAAAAGACGAGTACGAGGCGCTTACCGCCAGCAAACAGTCTGGCGTGAAAGCGAGCAAACAAGGCGAATTGCAGGAAAAATAA
- the rpsG gene encoding 30S ribosomal protein S7 has product MRKAKPKKRILLPDPKYKETLVTRFVNYLMVDGKKSVAYRIFYDACDLVEKRTKESGLETWKKALNNIMPGVEVKSRRVGGATFQVPTEVRPDRKISLGIKWMISYARKRGEKTMMDKLAGEIIAAAKGEGAAVKKKDDTHRMAEANKAFSHFRF; this is encoded by the coding sequence ATGAGAAAAGCGAAACCAAAGAAGAGAATCCTTCTTCCTGATCCAAAATACAAAGAAACGCTTGTTACCCGTTTTGTGAACTACCTAATGGTAGATGGCAAGAAGAGCGTAGCGTACCGGATTTTCTATGATGCTTGTGATTTAGTTGAGAAAAGAACTAAAGAGAGCGGCTTAGAGACCTGGAAAAAAGCGTTGAACAACATCATGCCTGGTGTAGAGGTGAAAAGCCGCCGTGTAGGTGGGGCTACCTTCCAGGTACCTACTGAAGTTCGTCCAGACAGAAAGATTTCTCTCGGTATCAAATGGATGATTTCTTATGCTCGTAAGAGAGGTGAGAAAACAATGATGGATAAATTGGCCGGCGAGATCATCGCTGCCGCCAAGGGAGAAGGTGCTGCTGTGAAAAAGAAAGATGACACGCACAGAATGGCAGAAGCTAACAAAGCATTCTCGCATTTCAGATTCTAA